In Nocardia asteroides, a single genomic region encodes these proteins:
- a CDS encoding prenyltransferase — protein sequence MPPSELPSVAGVFSRRQCLKTAESIATAQESTGAIPWFTGGHTDPWDHVESAMALSVAGLYDEAVVAYRWSASTQNADGSWPRQFRSGVVESTDIDVNFCAYLAVGVWHHLLRSGDLAFARELWPSVRAGLDFVVALQLPRGVIPWTLGTDEALVTGNSSMYQSLGCGLALAERLGDPQPLWAAARHRLGVALRDDPGACTPKDRYSMDWYYPILGGALRGPGAHARIDASWSRFVVGNIGIRCVDDRPWVTGAETCELVLALDAMGEHSRARTLFAAMQHLRELDGSYWTGLVFADGKRWPEERTTWTGAAVVLAADALSRATPANGVFRDLLPDAVPVTSG from the coding sequence GTGCCGCCCTCTGAACTCCCCTCCGTCGCGGGGGTGTTCAGCAGGCGGCAGTGCCTGAAGACCGCGGAGTCGATCGCGACCGCGCAGGAGTCCACGGGCGCCATCCCGTGGTTCACCGGCGGGCACACCGACCCGTGGGACCACGTGGAGTCGGCCATGGCGCTGTCCGTGGCCGGGCTCTACGACGAGGCGGTGGTCGCCTACCGCTGGTCGGCGTCGACGCAGAACGCCGACGGCTCCTGGCCGCGGCAGTTCCGCTCCGGGGTCGTGGAATCCACGGATATCGACGTCAATTTCTGTGCCTACCTTGCGGTCGGCGTCTGGCACCACCTGCTGCGCAGCGGCGACCTCGCGTTCGCCCGCGAACTGTGGCCGAGCGTGCGCGCCGGGCTCGATTTCGTGGTCGCGCTGCAGCTGCCGCGCGGGGTGATCCCGTGGACCCTCGGCACGGACGAGGCGCTGGTCACCGGCAATTCGAGCATGTACCAGAGCCTCGGCTGCGGGCTCGCGCTCGCCGAGCGGCTCGGCGACCCGCAGCCCCTCTGGGCCGCGGCGCGGCACCGGCTCGGTGTCGCTTTGCGCGACGATCCCGGCGCCTGCACGCCAAAGGATCGCTACTCCATGGATTGGTACTACCCGATCCTCGGCGGTGCCCTGCGCGGGCCGGGGGCGCACGCGCGCATCGACGCCTCGTGGTCGCGGTTCGTGGTGGGCAATATCGGGATTCGCTGCGTCGACGATCGGCCGTGGGTCACCGGCGCGGAGACCTGTGAGCTCGTCCTCGCGCTGGACGCCATGGGCGAGCACTCACGCGCCCGGACGCTGTTCGCCGCCATGCAGCACCTGCGGGAATTGGACGGGTCGTACTGGACCGGGCTGGTGTTCGCCGACGGGAAGCGGTGGCCAGAGGAGCGCACCACCTGGACCGGGGCCGCGGTTGTCCTGGCGGCCGACGCTTTGTCCCGCGCTACCCCCGCCAACGGCGTCTTCCGCGACCTGCTCCCCGACGCGGTCCCCGTCACCTCCGGCTAG
- a CDS encoding WXG100 family type VII secretion target, whose translation MTAGNTPFSVDLDEVEQVVSRLTGLAGFLADHIDQIDAKVSTLLGGAAWEGAAAQAYGTTQQQWSAGARQFVDGVRGMSTAARAAHDSYTEAGTVNTRLFRGR comes from the coding sequence GTGACCGCCGGGAACACGCCGTTCTCCGTGGACCTCGACGAGGTGGAACAGGTCGTCTCGAGGCTGACCGGGCTCGCCGGATTCCTCGCCGATCACATCGACCAGATCGACGCGAAGGTATCGACGCTATTGGGCGGTGCAGCATGGGAGGGCGCCGCCGCACAGGCCTACGGGACAACACAGCAGCAGTGGTCGGCCGGCGCCCGCCAGTTCGTCGATGGCGTCCGCGGGATGAGCACAGCGGCCCGGGCCGCGCACGATTCCTACACCGAAGCCGGCACCGTCAATACCCGGCTGTTCCGCGGCAGGTAG
- a CDS encoding FAD-dependent monooxygenase: MPNRVLIAGASIAGPALAHWLKRWGAEVTVVERAPELRPGGQAVDARGVTKEVIRRMGLDAAVRAARTKTAGAHTVDADGNVLETFSAEDDGGDGYIADIEILRGDFSRVLYDATRADVEYRFGDRIAELTQDADGVEVTFASGDRRRFELVIGADGLHSSLRALVFGPHERFVHHLGHMLAFYSVPNEFGLDRWLLDHQEPGRSAGLRPIRDAEQAMAIFTFAASGVAVDHRDISAQKALLRERMAGLGWETERILAHLDDTPDFYLDQVAQVKMEHWSSGRVALLGDAAFSSSPLSGQGTGLALVGAYLLAGELAAAGWDPEAGFPAYERRMRPFVEANQEMGRLHARSKDIPPPPEPEWDFELINRAINGIELPDYAPVRAR; encoded by the coding sequence ATGCCGAACAGGGTTCTGATCGCGGGAGCGAGTATCGCGGGGCCCGCGCTGGCGCACTGGCTGAAACGGTGGGGCGCGGAGGTCACCGTGGTCGAGCGGGCGCCCGAGCTACGGCCCGGCGGCCAGGCTGTCGACGCGCGCGGAGTGACGAAGGAGGTCATCCGGCGGATGGGGCTGGACGCGGCGGTGCGCGCGGCCCGGACCAAGACCGCGGGTGCGCACACCGTCGACGCGGACGGGAACGTGCTGGAGACCTTCAGCGCGGAGGACGACGGCGGCGATGGGTACATCGCGGACATCGAGATCCTGCGGGGGGACTTCTCCCGCGTGCTCTACGACGCCACCCGCGCCGACGTCGAGTACCGCTTCGGCGACCGCATCGCCGAACTCACCCAGGACGCCGACGGGGTCGAGGTGACCTTCGCGAGCGGTGACCGGCGGCGCTTCGAGCTGGTGATCGGCGCGGACGGGCTGCACTCGTCGCTGCGCGCCCTGGTCTTCGGCCCGCACGAGCGGTTCGTCCACCACCTCGGGCACATGCTCGCCTTCTACAGCGTGCCCAACGAGTTCGGCCTGGACCGCTGGCTCCTCGACCACCAGGAGCCGGGCCGCTCGGCCGGGCTCCGGCCCATCCGGGACGCCGAGCAGGCCATGGCGATCTTCACCTTCGCGGCGTCCGGCGTGGCGGTCGACCACCGCGACATCTCCGCGCAGAAGGCGCTGTTGCGGGAGCGGATGGCCGGGCTCGGCTGGGAAACCGAGCGCATCCTCGCGCACCTCGACGACACGCCGGACTTCTACCTGGACCAGGTCGCCCAGGTGAAGATGGAGCACTGGTCCAGCGGCCGGGTCGCGCTGCTCGGGGACGCGGCGTTCAGCTCGTCCCCGCTCTCCGGACAGGGCACCGGACTGGCCCTGGTCGGCGCATACCTGCTCGCCGGGGAGCTGGCCGCGGCCGGCTGGGACCCGGAAGCCGGCTTCCCGGCCTACGAGCGGCGGATGCGCCCGTTCGTCGAGGCGAACCAGGAGATGGGCCGGCTGCACGCCCGGAGCAAGGACATCCCGCCCCCGCCGGAGCCGGAGTGGGACTTCGAGCTCATCAACCGTGCGATCAACGGCATCGAGCTGCCTGACTACGCACCGGTCAGAGCGCGATAA
- a CDS encoding RNA-binding domain-containing protein produces MAPDELADLLDRLIAGRESEVVEFKTARDQFDTNKTGKYVSALSNEANLRGVDAGWLVFGVADDGQIVGTRHLSSLGQQQALKREIQQSTGHRLSLRQIHQLDRDGRMVVLLEIPAAPRSIPIPWKGHCWARAGESLEPLSDTKLDAIRAQSAETDWTAGVVPEATLGDLDPVALARARQGFAERRDARIPAREVESWDDTTFLDRAKLTRNGRITRACLLLLGADRARHLLSPHPAQLTWSLVGPEQAYEHFHLPFLLTATALSKRIRNVQIRLLPPDELIYREISKYDERSILEAFYNCIAHQDYRRNSRIIVVERVDRLEFISVGEFFDGAPDEYVLHGRMPRSYRNPFLVEAMTQLNLIDQMGYGIHRMVQDQVRRFLPLPDYDLADPGEVKLSIPGAVIDEGYSRLLMVRTDLRLDDILALDRVQKNLPIPDEAAKRLRKQKLIEGRRPHLHVSAAVATATDAKADYIRTRALDNEHYERLLTEYLAQFGEATRTEIDAFLLGKFSDALDPEEKYRKVSTLLTRLRRAGRIENAGSRRDSRWRLVT; encoded by the coding sequence ATGGCGCCCGATGAGCTCGCGGACCTACTCGATCGGCTCATCGCCGGACGTGAGAGCGAAGTTGTCGAATTCAAGACCGCTCGCGATCAGTTCGACACGAACAAGACCGGCAAGTACGTCTCTGCGCTGAGCAATGAAGCGAATCTGCGTGGCGTCGATGCGGGATGGTTGGTGTTCGGAGTCGCCGACGACGGTCAGATCGTCGGCACGCGCCACTTGTCCTCCCTGGGGCAGCAGCAGGCATTGAAGCGGGAGATTCAGCAGTCGACCGGGCACCGCCTCAGCTTGCGGCAGATACATCAGCTCGATCGCGACGGCCGCATGGTGGTCCTGCTCGAGATCCCGGCAGCGCCCCGCAGCATCCCGATTCCTTGGAAGGGGCACTGCTGGGCACGAGCCGGCGAGAGCCTCGAACCTCTCTCCGACACCAAGCTCGATGCGATCCGCGCACAGTCGGCCGAGACGGACTGGACTGCTGGTGTTGTCCCGGAGGCAACGCTCGGCGATCTCGATCCGGTAGCCCTCGCCCGCGCTCGACAGGGATTCGCGGAACGGCGGGATGCTCGCATCCCGGCGCGTGAGGTCGAATCGTGGGATGACACGACCTTCCTGGACCGCGCAAAGTTGACTCGGAACGGCCGTATCACCCGTGCATGCCTGCTCCTCCTCGGCGCTGATCGTGCTCGCCATCTGCTGAGCCCCCATCCCGCGCAACTCACCTGGAGTCTCGTTGGTCCGGAGCAGGCATACGAGCATTTTCATCTGCCTTTCTTGCTCACCGCGACGGCTCTGTCCAAGCGGATTCGGAATGTGCAGATCAGATTGCTTCCCCCGGACGAGTTGATCTACCGCGAGATCAGCAAGTATGACGAGCGCAGTATTCTCGAAGCCTTCTACAACTGCATCGCTCACCAGGACTACCGCCGAAACTCTCGGATCATTGTCGTCGAACGCGTCGATCGGCTCGAATTCATCAGCGTCGGAGAGTTTTTCGACGGCGCACCCGACGAGTACGTCCTGCACGGCAGGATGCCTCGCAGCTACCGCAACCCTTTTCTGGTAGAGGCGATGACCCAGCTGAACCTCATAGATCAGATGGGCTACGGCATCCACCGCATGGTGCAGGATCAGGTCCGCCGCTTTCTGCCCTTGCCGGACTATGACCTGGCCGACCCCGGTGAGGTGAAATTGTCGATCCCCGGGGCGGTCATCGACGAGGGATACTCACGACTGCTCATGGTTCGTACCGATCTGCGTCTGGACGACATTCTGGCTCTCGATCGTGTGCAGAAGAATCTGCCGATTCCTGACGAAGCGGCCAAACGCCTCCGAAAGCAGAAGCTGATCGAAGGGCGCCGACCGCACCTGCACGTGAGTGCGGCCGTAGCCACAGCGACCGACGCCAAAGCCGACTACATCCGAACCCGGGCTTTGGACAACGAACACTACGAAAGGCTGCTCACCGAGTATCTGGCGCAGTTCGGGGAGGCCACCAGGACCGAGATCGACGCATTTCTCCTCGGCAAGTTCAGCGACGCGCTCGATCCGGAGGAGAAGTACCGGAAGGTGAGCACGCTGCTGACCCGGCTGCGACGAGCGGGGCGCATCGAGAACGCCGGTTCTCGGCGGGATTCCCGGTGGCGACTCGTTACTTGA
- a CDS encoding class I SAM-dependent methyltransferase, which translates to MAPVNTLGVATTEELFAFAEKVPGFLPEHEGRALFDAAKQFAAGAVMVEIGTYCGKSAILLGAAAREIDAVLYTIDHHQGSEEHQPGWEYHDSSLVDPETGRFDTLPTFRRAVVKAGLTDRVLAIVGDSPTVAATWRTPIAFLFIDGGHSSEAAHRDYDGWAPWVADGGVLAIHDVFPDPADGGRPPYEIYCRALESGEFREIGHTGSLRVLQRVAPTG; encoded by the coding sequence ATGGCACCGGTCAACACCCTGGGAGTAGCAACGACCGAGGAGTTGTTCGCTTTCGCGGAGAAGGTTCCCGGCTTTCTTCCGGAACACGAGGGGCGCGCGCTCTTCGACGCCGCGAAACAATTCGCCGCGGGTGCCGTGATGGTGGAGATCGGAACCTATTGCGGGAAATCCGCAATTCTGCTCGGTGCCGCCGCCCGGGAAATCGACGCGGTGCTGTACACCATCGATCACCACCAGGGTTCGGAAGAGCACCAGCCCGGCTGGGAATACCACGACAGCTCCCTGGTCGATCCCGAGACCGGCCGTTTCGACACGTTGCCGACTTTCCGCCGGGCCGTGGTCAAGGCCGGGCTCACCGACCGCGTGCTCGCGATCGTCGGCGATTCGCCCACCGTCGCCGCCACCTGGCGCACCCCCATCGCCTTCCTCTTCATCGACGGCGGGCACTCCAGCGAGGCGGCGCACCGCGACTACGACGGCTGGGCGCCGTGGGTCGCCGATGGCGGGGTGCTGGCGATCCACGACGTCTTCCCCGACCCGGCCGACGGCGGGCGCCCGCCGTACGAGATCTACTGCCGGGCGCTGGAGAGCGGAGAGTTCCGCGAGATCGGGCACACCGGCTCGCTGCGGGTCCTGCAGCGGGTGGCGCCGACCGGGTGA
- a CDS encoding TetR/AcrR family transcriptional regulator, which produces MSDGDSKILEATRRRLTGKQAETVEKLTTSAMTVLAREGFAGMTIRMVAAGAGVGTATAYTYFSSKEHLVAEIFWRRLRSSPSPVSDDADPVVRVLAELRNIALLVADEPEFSGAVTSALLGRDPDVQHLRLRIGVEIRNRLTGALAPNADTGIVESLELLYAGALVRAGMGYESYSEIAERIERSAKLILR; this is translated from the coding sequence ATGTCCGATGGCGATTCCAAGATCCTCGAAGCGACCCGCAGGCGCCTCACCGGGAAGCAAGCCGAAACGGTCGAGAAGCTCACGACATCGGCCATGACGGTACTCGCGCGCGAGGGTTTCGCCGGGATGACCATCCGTATGGTAGCGGCAGGCGCGGGGGTCGGGACGGCCACCGCCTACACCTATTTCTCCTCCAAGGAGCACCTGGTCGCCGAGATATTCTGGCGCCGCCTGCGCAGTTCGCCCTCGCCGGTGAGCGACGACGCCGACCCCGTGGTGCGGGTGCTCGCCGAACTCCGCAATATCGCCCTGCTGGTCGCGGACGAGCCGGAATTCTCCGGCGCGGTCACCAGCGCGCTGCTCGGGCGCGACCCGGACGTGCAGCACCTGCGGCTCCGCATCGGCGTCGAGATCCGCAACCGGCTCACCGGCGCGCTCGCCCCGAACGCGGACACCGGGATCGTGGAATCGCTGGAGCTGCTCTATGCCGGTGCCCTGGTGCGCGCCGGAATGGGGTACGAATCGTATTCCGAGATCGCCGAGCGCATCGAGCGCTCCGCCAAGCTCATCCTGCGCTGA
- a CDS encoding nitroreductase family deazaflavin-dependent oxidoreductase, whose translation MDKPRLLDSALVGTIMKYGSRANTWIYRRTNGKVGGSWRVGAGFRKPVPTLLLEHTGRKSGKTFTAPLLYITDGADIVVVGSQGGKADHPQWYLNLLAHPQAHVQIGGEHRAVVAREADDAERERLWPRLVEAYADFDTYQSWTQRRIPVVLLSPA comes from the coding sequence ATGGACAAGCCCCGCCTGCTCGACTCCGCCCTGGTCGGGACGATCATGAAGTACGGATCGCGGGCCAATACCTGGATCTACCGCCGCACCAACGGCAAGGTCGGCGGCAGCTGGCGGGTCGGGGCCGGCTTCCGCAAGCCGGTGCCGACGCTGCTGCTCGAGCACACCGGGCGGAAGTCGGGCAAGACGTTCACCGCGCCGCTGCTCTACATCACCGACGGCGCCGACATCGTGGTGGTCGGGTCGCAGGGCGGGAAGGCGGACCACCCGCAGTGGTACCTGAACCTGCTCGCGCACCCGCAGGCGCACGTGCAGATCGGCGGTGAGCACAGGGCCGTCGTCGCGCGCGAGGCCGACGATGCCGAGCGGGAGCGGCTGTGGCCGCGGCTGGTCGAGGCGTATGCGGATTTCGACACGTACCAGTCCTGGACGCAGCGGCGGATTCCGGTCGTGCTGCTCAGCCCGGCCTGA
- a CDS encoding isopenicillin N synthase family dioxygenase, with protein sequence MLPVLDLAADPATLRPALREAAHSAGFFYLVGHGVPEAEISGILALAREFFALPAAAKAEISQLESPQFRGYSRLGGELTNGSVDWREQVDIGPERPVIPGVDGYLRLQGPNLWPSALPAFRPAFERWDALLSAVGLRLLRHWSVSLGAAASHFDAAFARDPATLIKVVRYPGSAENPQGVGAHKDSGVLTLLLVEPGSRGLQVEGEDGSWIDADPLPGAFIVNIGELLEVATGGYLRATRHRALAPAPGTDRISIPYFLNPVLDARIPVITLPPELAARSRGVEADPANPIFDTYGANAWKSRTRAHPDVALRHHGIRPPGPGSK encoded by the coding sequence ATGCTGCCCGTGCTGGATCTCGCCGCCGACCCGGCCACGCTGCGCCCCGCCCTGCGCGAGGCCGCGCATTCGGCGGGGTTCTTCTACCTGGTCGGGCACGGGGTGCCGGAGGCCGAGATCAGCGGGATCCTCGCGCTTGCCCGCGAGTTCTTCGCGCTGCCCGCTGCGGCGAAGGCCGAGATCAGCCAGTTGGAGAGCCCGCAGTTCCGCGGGTATTCGCGGCTCGGAGGTGAGCTCACCAACGGCTCCGTGGACTGGCGGGAGCAGGTCGATATCGGCCCCGAGCGGCCGGTGATTCCCGGCGTCGACGGGTACCTGCGGTTGCAGGGGCCGAACCTGTGGCCGTCCGCGCTGCCCGCCTTCCGGCCCGCGTTCGAGCGGTGGGATGCGCTGCTCTCCGCGGTCGGGCTGCGGTTGCTGCGGCACTGGTCGGTGTCGCTCGGCGCCGCCGCATCGCACTTCGACGCCGCGTTCGCCCGCGATCCGGCTACCCTGATCAAGGTGGTGCGCTACCCGGGCAGCGCGGAAAATCCGCAGGGTGTCGGGGCGCACAAGGACTCCGGCGTCCTGACGCTCCTGCTGGTCGAGCCCGGTTCGCGCGGTTTGCAGGTCGAGGGCGAGGACGGGAGCTGGATCGACGCCGACCCGCTCCCCGGCGCCTTCATCGTCAATATCGGCGAACTGCTCGAAGTCGCCACCGGCGGATACCTGCGCGCCACCCGCCACCGCGCGCTCGCCCCCGCCCCCGGCACCGACCGCATCTCCATCCCGTACTTCCTGAACCCGGTGCTCGACGCGCGGATTCCGGTGATCACGCTGCCACCTGAACTCGCCGCGCGCTCCCGCGGGGTGGAGGCCGATCCGGCGAATCCGATCTTCGATACGTATGGGGCGAACGCTTGGAAGTCGCGGACACGTGCGCATCCTGATGTTGCGCTGCGGCATCACGGGATCAGGCCCCCTGGGCCCGGAAGCAAATAG
- a CDS encoding type II toxin-antitoxin system HicB family antitoxin: MADLPDHTHYAYRVLWSADDAEFVGLCAELPSLSWLAATQEEALAGIRDLVLDTVADLASNGEPVPHPLAERKYSGKFMVRVSAELHARLVREAAEMNVSLNQLAGQRLAAS; this comes from the coding sequence ATGGCTGACCTGCCCGACCACACCCACTACGCCTACCGCGTGCTGTGGTCCGCCGACGACGCTGAGTTCGTCGGCCTGTGCGCGGAGCTGCCCTCGCTCTCATGGCTCGCCGCCACTCAGGAGGAGGCGCTCGCCGGCATCCGCGACCTGGTGCTGGACACCGTGGCGGACCTCGCTTCGAACGGTGAACCGGTGCCGCACCCGCTGGCGGAGCGGAAGTACAGCGGGAAGTTCATGGTCCGCGTCTCGGCCGAACTGCACGCGCGGCTGGTGCGCGAAGCGGCCGAGATGAACGTCTCGCTCAATCAGCTGGCGGGCCAGCGGCTCGCGGCGAGCTGA
- a CDS encoding MSMEG_6728 family protein produces MQTFLPYADFTATARVLDLKRLGKQRVEGIQVVRALTVPGYGWRHHPAAAMWAGYEEALVRYGLEVCAAWVELGHADSCAATMVRDLAAGTGIAVPRTQGELAVAGELPPWLGDAAFHRSHQAALVHKDPEFYRVHFPEVPEDLPYVWPGSDRPRRVPVSASAADAKA; encoded by the coding sequence GTGCAGACCTTTCTGCCCTACGCCGACTTCACCGCGACCGCCCGCGTGCTGGATCTGAAGCGGCTGGGGAAGCAGCGGGTGGAGGGGATTCAGGTGGTGCGGGCGCTGACGGTGCCCGGCTACGGGTGGCGGCATCATCCGGCGGCGGCGATGTGGGCGGGGTACGAGGAGGCGCTGGTCCGGTACGGGCTGGAGGTGTGCGCGGCGTGGGTGGAGCTGGGGCACGCGGACAGTTGTGCGGCGACGATGGTGCGAGATCTGGCGGCGGGGACCGGGATTGCTGTGCCGCGGACGCAGGGGGAGCTGGCGGTGGCGGGCGAGTTGCCGCCGTGGCTCGGGGATGCGGCGTTTCATCGGAGTCATCAGGCGGCGCTGGTGCACAAGGATCCGGAGTTCTACCGGGTGCACTTTCCAGAGGTGCCGGAGGACCTGCCCTACGTGTGGCCGGGGTCGGATCGGCCGCGCAGGGTGCCGGTGAGCGCATCCGCGGCCGACGCGAAGGCTTAG